The following proteins come from a genomic window of Corallococcus sp. NCRR:
- a CDS encoding DnaJ domain-containing protein produces the protein MSASQVAEALYAAHKSRATGRLTLHAGGRESALWLREGDLVGAKLGFGYQTPAQALFQNGLLGVDALDALWARGGAAAPDEELLEDSGLQPAVVHEQQVLAQVRRLSELAERADFEVEAVEAAGDFAPIAGVRVVRAALEPTPREPVPARVYRCPEVAACEPWLTDASERSLLETLGAFRRPESLTGAQQALLRVLEREGRIEALSVEEWEERERLRREEELRQAEEEAWAIEEARRREEAERLAEEARLAELARLEAERLAEEARLAEEARLAELARIEAERLAEEARLAEEARLAEEARLAEEARLRAIEEARLAEEARLAELARLEAERLAEEARLAELARIEAERLAEEARLAELARIEAERLAEEARLAELARIEAERLAEEARLAELARIEAERLAEEARLAELARIEAERLAEEARLAELARIEAERLAEEARLAELARIEAERLAEEARLAELARIEAERLAEEARLAELARIEAERLEAERLAEEARLAEEARLSELARVEAERLAEEARLAEEARLAELARIEAERLAEEARLAELARIDAERLAEEARLAELARIEAERLAEEARLAELARIEAERLAEEARLAEEARLRAIEEARLAEEARLAEEARLAEEARLRAEEEARLAEEARLAEEARLRAEEEARLAEEARLRAEEEARLAEEARLAEEARLRAEEEARLRAEEEARLAEETRLAEEARLRAEEEARLRAEEEARLAEEARLAEEARLRAEEEARLAEEARLAEEVRLAEEARLRAEEEARLAEEARLAEEARLAEEARLAELARIEAERLAEEARLAEEARLRTEEEARLAEEARLAEEARLRAEEEARFAEEARLAEEARLAEEARLAEEARLRAEEEARLAEEARLAEEARLAEEARLRAEEEARLAEEARLAEEARLAEEARLAEEARLRAEEEARLAEEARLAEEARLAEEARLAEEARLAEEARLRAEEEARLAEEARLAEEARLAEEARLAEEARLRAEEEARVAEAARLAEEARLAEEARLRAEEEARLAEEARLAEEARLRAEEEARLAEEARLRAEEEARLAEEARLAEEARLREIEEARLAEEARLAEEARLAEEARLRAEEEARVAEEARLAEEARLAELARLEAERLAEEARLRAEEEARVAEEARLAEEARLAEEARLRAKEEARLAEEARLRAIEEARLAEEARLAEAARLRAEEEARLAEEARLRAAEEARLAEEARLAEEARLRAEEEARLAEEARLAEEARLAEEARQAEEARLAEEARLREEEAARLAEEARLAEEARLAEEARLAEEARLRAEEEARLAEETRLHAEEEARLAEEARLAEEARLRAEEESRLAEEARLRAIEEARLAEEARLAEEARLRAEEEARLAEEARLAEEARLAEEARLAEAARLAEEARLVEEARVRAEAEALRLAEEARLRAEEEEDRQAELHRLAEEARAAEAARLAEQARAAEEARLAEEARAAEAQRLSEQGKPAHPPSLPRRSRPAAPATPPPVLVPIAAASAEPEPLTLSPEDIILTAEPEPSAPSNSWADSIPASPRDALELPASDNTTALTEARKRAQAALLQDMAEALRRSASVPLDPWLTEESSRFPVAPPPEPDLPLLEVEPESWGDIVPAGAPLPDTRAPAPAAPVVPAEAPPQPDLWAVQPPKFPASSTPPVRPARASEDDLWRIVSFDESNDPAQNLTASFEAALQQVDAHLEALIRSDVRSAGDANEFLVEAIVEATFEPLPSPRSTAFPGDNAGASGQTGDELSGDLDDWDFDEDDVAAEDPSNPDEASKLRRQRLLRRAMENMGTLGARPVPPAAASTPAMPEGAVPPSAAVAAPPEPPKPDEGRLAQQIEQRYADIQTKKDHFVTLGVPQDASRDQVKAAFLSLAKVFHPDRLPPSLPHLAPKITAVFESIREAYEVLHDDTRRKNYQLAQQGAQAAPKPPAPGARPGGPAAARADTNADDLFRMGEVFFRKRDFVAASEHYERAYGLDPKPLYLAARAWSVYMDPNRKADMPRAKQWMADAVRTDPNCDRAHYQLGVIARVEGDMDRAEKHFREAVRANPKHLEANQELRLIDMRKKNPPKKGLFR, from the coding sequence ATGTCCGCCTCGCAGGTCGCCGAAGCGCTGTATGCCGCCCACAAGTCCCGAGCCACCGGCCGGCTGACGCTGCACGCCGGTGGACGCGAGTCCGCGCTGTGGCTGCGCGAGGGCGACCTGGTGGGCGCGAAGCTGGGCTTCGGCTACCAGACGCCGGCGCAGGCGCTCTTCCAGAACGGGCTGTTGGGCGTGGACGCCCTGGACGCGCTGTGGGCGCGGGGTGGGGCGGCGGCGCCGGACGAGGAGCTGCTGGAGGACAGCGGGCTCCAGCCCGCGGTGGTGCACGAGCAGCAGGTGCTGGCGCAGGTGCGGCGGCTGAGCGAGCTCGCGGAGCGCGCGGACTTCGAGGTGGAGGCGGTGGAGGCGGCGGGGGATTTCGCGCCCATCGCGGGGGTGCGGGTGGTGCGCGCGGCGTTGGAGCCAACGCCCCGTGAGCCCGTGCCCGCGAGGGTCTACCGCTGCCCGGAGGTGGCGGCGTGCGAGCCGTGGCTGACGGATGCGTCGGAGCGGAGCCTGCTGGAGACGCTGGGCGCGTTCCGGAGGCCGGAGTCGCTGACGGGGGCACAGCAGGCGCTGTTGCGGGTGTTGGAGCGCGAGGGCCGCATCGAGGCCCTGTCGGTGGAGGAGTGGGAGGAGCGCGAGCGGCTGCGGCGCGAGGAGGAACTGCGGCAGGCGGAGGAGGAGGCCTGGGCCATCGAGGAGGCGCGCCGTCGCGAGGAGGCGGAGCGGCTCGCGGAGGAGGCGAGGCTCGCGGAGCTGGCGCGGCTGGAGGCGGAACGGCTGGCGGAGGAGGCCCGGCTCGCGGAAGAGGCGCGGCTGGCGGAGCTGGCGCGCATCGAAGCGGAGCGGCTGGCGGAAGAGGCGCGGCTGGCCGAAGAGGCGCGGCTGGCGGAAGAGGCCCGGCTCGCTGAGGAGGCCCGGCTCCGGGCGATTGAGGAAGCACGCCTGGCGGAAGAGGCTCGGCTCGCGGAGCTGGCGCGGCTGGAGGCGGAACGGCTCGCGGAAGAGGCTCGGCTGGCGGAGCTGGCTCGCATCGAAGCGGAGCGGCTTGCGGAAGAGGCCCGCCTCGCGGAACTTGCGCGCATTGAGGCGGAGCGACTCGCCGAAGAGGCTCGGCTCGCGGAGTTGGCGCGTATCGAAGCGGAGCGGCTCGCGGAGGAGGCTCGCCTCGCGGAACTGGCGCGTATCGAAGCGGAGCGACTCGCCGAAGAGGCTCGGCTCGCGGAGCTTGCACGCATCGAAGCGGAGCGACTCGCCGAAGAGGCCCGGCTCGCGGAGTTGGCGCGTATCGAAGCCGAGCGACTCGCCGAAGAGGCCCGACTCGCTGAACTTGCGCGCATCGAGGCGGAGCGTCTCGCTGAGGAGGCTCGCCTCGCTGAGCTTGCGCGCATTGAAGCGGAGCGACTCGCCGAAGAGGCTCGTCTCGCGGAACTGGCGCGCATCGAAGCGGAGCGGCTTGAGGCGGAGCGGCTGGCCGAGGAGGCCCGGCTCGCGGAAGAGGCTCGGCTGTCGGAGTTGGCTCGCGTCGAAGCGGAGCGGCTGGCCGAGGAGGCTCGTCTCGCGGAAGAGGCTCGCCTCGCGGAACTGGCGCGCATTGAGGCGGAGCGGCTGGCCGAAGAGGCTCGTCTCGCCGAACTGGCGCGCATTGATGCCGAGCGGCTGGCCGAAGAGGCGCGGTTGGCGGAGCTTGCTCGCATCGAAGCGGAGCGACTCGCTGAAGAGGCACGGCTTGCGGAGTTGGCGCGCATCGAGGCGGAGCGGCTGGCCGAGGAAGCTCGTCTCGCGGAAGAGGCTCGTCTCCGCGCGATCGAGGAGGCGCGCTTGGCGGAAGAGGCCCGCCTCGCGGAAGAAGCACGTCTTGCCGAAGAGGCTCGCCTTCGCGCCGAGGAAGAGGCGCGTCTTGCCGAGGAGGCTCGGCTCGCTGAAGAGGCCCGGCTTCGCGCCGAAGAGGAGGCCCGGCTAGCCGAAGAGGCCCGACTTCGCGCGGAGGAAGAGGCTCGACTCGCGGAAGAGGCGCGGCTGGCTGAAGAGGCCCGACTTCGTGCGGAGGAAGAGGCTCGTCTTCGCGCCGAAGAGGAGGCCCGGCTCGCAGAAGAGACGCGGCTGGCGGAGGAGGCTCGCCTTCGCGCAGAGGAAGAGGCTCGTCTTCGCGCCGAAGAGGAGGCCCGGCTCGCAGAAGAGGCGCGGCTGGCGGAGGAGGCTCGCCTTCGCGCAGAGGAGGAGGCTCGCCTCGCTGAAGAGGCCCGGCTCGCTGAAGAAGTGCGGCTGGCGGAGGAGGCTCGCCTTCGCGCAGAGGAGGAGGCTCGCCTCGCTGAAGAGGCCCGGCTCGCTGAAGAAGCCCGACTCGCCGAGGAGGCCCGGCTCGCTGAACTTGCACGTATCGAAGCCGAGCGACTGGCCGAAGAGGCGCGCCTCGCGGAAGAGGCGCGGCTGCGTACGGAAGAGGAGGCCCGGCTCGCTGAAGAGGCTCGACTGGCTGAAGAGGCCCGACTTCGCGCGGAGGAAGAGGCTCGCTTTGCGGAAGAGGCTCGCCTCGCAGAAGAGGCTCGCCTCGCGGAAGAGGCTCGCCTCGCGGAAGAGGCGCGGCTGCGTGCGGAGGAGGAGGCCCGCCTCGCGGAAGAGGCTCGACTGGCCGAAGAGGCTCGGCTTGCAGAAGAAGCCCGCCTTCGAGCGGAAGAGGAGGCACGGCTCGCAGAAGAGGCTCGCCTCGCGGAAGAGGCTCGGCTGGCTGAAGAGGCGCGTCTTGCCGAAGAGGCTCGCCTTCGCGCCGAAGAAGAAGCTCGCCTCGCTGAAGAAGCTCGCCTCGCTGAAGAAGCTCGCCTCGCTGAAGAAGCTCGCCTCGCTGAAGAAGCTCGCCTCGCTGAAGAAGCTCGCCTTCGTGCCGAAGAAGAGGCGCGTCTTGCCGAGGAGGCTCGGCTCGCTGAAGAGGCGCGACTGGCCGAAGAGGCGCGACTGGCGGAGGAGGCCCGCCTTCGTGCCGAGGAGGAAGCGCGAGTAGCCGAAGCGGCGCGTCTCGCTGAAGAGGCGCGACTGGCCGAAGAGGCCCGGCTTCGTGCGGAGGAAGAAGCGCGTCTCGCTGAAGAGGCGCGATTGGCCGAAGAGGCCCGACTTCGTGCGGAGGAGGAGGCGCGTCTCGCGGAGGAGGCCCGACTCCGTGCAGAGGAAGAGGCTCGACTGGCGGAAGAGGCACGTCTGGCCGAAGAAGCCCGCCTTCGCGAGATCGAAGAGGCTCGGCTCGCCGAGGAAGCACGGCTGGCTGAAGAGGCGCGTCTCGCGGAGGAGGCCCGCCTTCGCGCCGAAGAGGAAGCGCGCGTCGCGGAAGAGGCTCGCCTCGCGGAAGAGGCCCGGCTCGCTGAACTGGCGCGCCTTGAAGCCGAGCGCCTTGCCGAAGAAGCCCGCCTTCGCGCCGAAGAGGAAGCGCGCGTCGCGGAAGAGGCTCGTCTCGCGGAAGAGGCCCGGCTGGCGGAGGAAGCTCGCCTTCGCGCAAAGGAGGAGGCCCGTCTCGCGGAGGAGGCGCGGCTTCGCGCGATCGAGGAGGCTCGACTCGCTGAGGAAGCGCGGCTGGCTGAAGCGGCGCGCCTGCGTGCGGAGGAAGAGGCCCGCCTCGCGGAAGAAGCCCGTCTTCGCGCGGCGGAAGAAGCGCGTCTCGCCGAAGAGGCTCGACTGGCCGAAGAGGCCCGACTTCGCGCAGAGGAAGAGGCACGCCTCGCGGAAGAAGCGCGTCTCGCCGAAGAGGCGCGCCTCGCCGAAGAGGCTCGACAGGCTGAGGAAGCTCGCCTCGCGGAAGAAGCCCGTCTGCGTGAGGAGGAGGCGGCACGACTCGCCGAAGAGGCACGGTTGGCCGAGGAGGCCCGCCTCGCGGAAGAGGCTCGACTGGCCGAAGAGGCTCGCCTTCGTGCGGAAGAGGAGGCTCGGCTCGCGGAGGAAACCCGGCTTCATGCTGAAGAAGAGGCCCGGCTGGCCGAAGAGGCGCGCCTCGCGGAAGAGGCCCGGCTGCGTGCGGAAGAGGAGTCCCGCCTCGCGGAGGAAGCCCGGCTTCGCGCGATCGAGGAAGCCCGACTCGCAGAGGAAGCTCGGCTGGCCGAAGAGGCTCGCCTGCGCGCGGAAGAAGAGGCGCGTCTGGCCGAAGAGGCGCGTCTGGCCGAAGAGGCTCGCCTCGCGGAAGAGGCCCGCCTTGCCGAAGCCGCACGCCTCGCGGAAGAAGCCCGCCTGGTCGAAGAGGCTCGCGTTCGCGCCGAAGCCGAAGCACTGCGCCTCGCGGAGGAGGCCCGCCTTCGCGCCGAGGAGGAGGAGGACCGTCAGGCCGAACTCCACCGCCTCGCCGAAGAGGCCCGTGCCGCCGAGGCCGCCCGCCTCGCGGAACAGGCCCGCGCCGCGGAAGAGGCCCGCCTCGCCGAAGAAGCCCGCGCCGCTGAAGCCCAGCGCCTGTCCGAACAGGGCAAGCCCGCCCATCCGCCCTCACTCCCCCGGCGCTCCCGTCCGGCCGCGCCTGCCACGCCGCCTCCGGTCCTCGTCCCCATCGCCGCCGCGTCCGCAGAGCCCGAACCGCTCACGCTCAGTCCCGAGGACATCATCCTCACCGCGGAGCCTGAACCCTCCGCCCCGTCGAACTCCTGGGCGGACTCCATCCCCGCGTCCCCCCGCGACGCCCTGGAGCTCCCCGCCAGCGACAACACCACCGCCCTCACCGAGGCCCGCAAGCGCGCCCAGGCCGCCCTGCTCCAGGACATGGCCGAGGCCCTGCGCCGCTCCGCCTCCGTGCCCCTGGACCCCTGGCTCACCGAGGAGTCCTCGCGCTTCCCCGTCGCCCCCCCGCCGGAACCCGACCTCCCCCTGCTGGAGGTGGAGCCGGAGAGCTGGGGCGACATCGTCCCCGCCGGCGCCCCCCTCCCGGACACCCGCGCCCCCGCTCCGGCCGCCCCCGTCGTCCCCGCCGAGGCCCCCCCGCAGCCGGACCTCTGGGCCGTCCAGCCCCCCAAGTTCCCCGCGTCCTCCACACCGCCCGTGCGTCCCGCCCGCGCCAGCGAGGACGACCTGTGGCGCATCGTCTCCTTCGACGAGTCCAACGACCCCGCCCAGAACCTCACCGCCTCCTTCGAGGCCGCCCTCCAGCAGGTGGACGCCCACCTGGAAGCCCTCATCCGCTCGGATGTCCGCTCGGCGGGCGACGCCAACGAATTCCTCGTCGAGGCCATCGTCGAAGCGACGTTCGAGCCGCTGCCTTCTCCCCGCTCCACCGCGTTCCCCGGTGACAACGCGGGGGCTTCTGGCCAGACTGGGGACGAGTTGTCCGGAGACCTGGACGACTGGGATTTTGACGAGGACGACGTGGCGGCCGAAGACCCCTCCAACCCCGACGAAGCCTCCAAGCTCCGGCGCCAGCGCCTCCTGCGCCGCGCCATGGAGAACATGGGCACGCTCGGCGCCCGCCCCGTTCCCCCCGCCGCCGCGAGCACCCCGGCCATGCCCGAAGGCGCCGTACCGCCGTCCGCCGCCGTCGCCGCGCCGCCGGAGCCCCCCAAGCCCGACGAGGGCCGGCTCGCGCAGCAGATTGAGCAGCGCTACGCCGACATCCAGACGAAGAAGGACCACTTCGTCACACTTGGGGTTCCGCAGGACGCCTCCCGCGACCAGGTGAAGGCCGCCTTCCTGAGCCTCGCCAAGGTGTTCCACCCGGACCGGCTGCCCCCGTCGCTGCCCCACCTGGCGCCGAAGATCACCGCCGTCTTCGAGTCCATCCGCGAGGCCTACGAGGTCCTCCACGACGACACCCGGCGCAAGAACTACCAGCTGGCCCAGCAGGGCGCTCAGGCCGCTCCCAAGCCTCCGGCGCCCGGCGCCCGTCCCGGCGGGCCCGCCGCGGCCCGCGCGGACACCAACGCGGACGACCTGTTCCGCATGGGCGAGGTCTTCTTCCGCAAGCGCGACTTCGTCGCCGCCAGCGAGCACTACGAGCGCGCGTACGGCCTGGACCCCAAGCCCCTGTACCTCGCGGCGCGCGCCTGGTCCGTCTACATGGACCCCAACCGCAAGGCCGACATGCCCCGCGCGAAACAGTGGATGGCGGATGCGGTGCGCACCGACCCGAACTGTGATCGCGCCCACTACCAGCTGGGCGTCATCGCCCGCGTGGAGGGGGACATGGACCGCGCGGAGAAGCACTTCCGGGAAGCCGTCCGTGCGAACCCCAAGCACCTGGAGGCGAACCAGGAGCTGCGGCTCATCGACATGCGTAAGAAGAACCCACCCAAGAAGGGTCTCTTCCGCTGA
- a CDS encoding tRNA (cytidine(34)-2'-O)-methyltransferase — translation MLEPLASPLHLVLVSPQIPPNTGNVARLCAVTGCRLILVEPLGFSIDDRNLKRAGLDYWDKVFLKLYPTYDAYVAEYPQARRWLFSARAETSLYAATFEPGDHLVFGSEVTGLLPEVMEGGTGTPVTIPMLPERRSLNLSTSVGIGAYEALRQVQLGTAARQAPPSN, via the coding sequence ATGCTTGAGCCCCTGGCGTCCCCGCTGCACCTGGTCCTCGTGTCCCCGCAGATTCCGCCCAACACCGGCAACGTGGCCCGGCTGTGCGCGGTGACGGGCTGCCGGCTCATCCTGGTGGAGCCCCTGGGGTTCTCCATCGATGACCGGAACCTGAAGCGGGCGGGGCTGGACTACTGGGACAAGGTGTTCCTGAAGCTCTACCCGACCTACGACGCCTACGTGGCGGAGTATCCCCAGGCCCGGCGCTGGCTGTTCTCCGCCCGGGCGGAGACGTCCCTGTACGCGGCCACGTTCGAGCCGGGGGACCACCTGGTGTTCGGCTCGGAGGTGACGGGGCTGTTGCCGGAGGTGATGGAGGGGGGGACGGGGACGCCGGTGACCATCCCGATGCTGCCGGAGCGCCGGAGCTTGAATCTTTCGACGTCGGTGGGGATTGGCGCCTACGAGGCGCTGCGTCAGGTACAGCTGGGGACAGCGGCCAGGCAGGCGCCGCCGTCGAATTGA
- a CDS encoding DUF192 domain-containing protein, with protein sequence MHWRVTNETRQRLLADRAERAESFVQRFQGLMGRASLPMGGGMHIEPCNSIHTFFMRIPIDVAFLDAEGRIVKQLSAMPPWRTSSIYFKARSVLELPAGVLSASGTQEGDRLVFTPAQDPGV encoded by the coding sequence ATGCACTGGAGGGTGACCAACGAAACGCGGCAGCGGCTGCTCGCGGACCGCGCGGAACGCGCCGAGTCCTTCGTCCAGCGCTTCCAGGGGCTCATGGGCCGCGCCTCGCTGCCCATGGGGGGCGGGATGCACATCGAGCCCTGCAACTCCATCCACACCTTCTTCATGCGCATCCCCATCGACGTCGCCTTCCTGGACGCGGAAGGGCGCATCGTCAAGCAACTGTCCGCCATGCCTCCCTGGCGCACCTCGTCCATCTACTTCAAGGCCCGCTCCGTCCTGGAGCTGCCCGCCGGCGTCCTTTCGGCCAGCGGCACCCAGGAGGGCGACCGCCTGGTCTTCACCCCGGCGCAAGACCCGGGCGTCTAG
- a CDS encoding Stp1/IreP family PP2C-type Ser/Thr phosphatase: protein MRIEVAGSTHVGMKRNHNEDNYLVLQEENLVCVADGMGGHSSGEIASRIAVDELGEFFRLTSKDQDATWPFKMDKQRNYDENRLATGIKLANARIFERATADSKYKGMGTTIVSVHFAENGVYVGHVGDSRVYFFRGGILQQVTEDHSLLNDYLKAKKLTPEEIENFPHKNVIVRALGMKEQVQVDVTRVDPLENDVFLLCSDGLSGMITDAQMQDILSRTPELEKACGQLIDLANAAGGNDNVTCVLARYHAA from the coding sequence ATGCGCATCGAGGTCGCCGGCAGCACCCACGTCGGGATGAAGCGGAACCACAACGAGGACAACTACCTCGTGCTCCAAGAGGAGAACCTCGTGTGCGTGGCGGACGGCATGGGAGGCCATTCGTCCGGGGAGATCGCCAGCCGCATCGCGGTGGATGAGTTGGGGGAGTTCTTCCGCCTCACGTCCAAGGACCAGGACGCCACCTGGCCCTTCAAGATGGACAAGCAGCGCAACTACGACGAGAACCGCCTGGCCACCGGCATCAAGCTGGCGAACGCGCGCATCTTCGAGCGCGCCACGGCGGACTCCAAGTACAAGGGCATGGGCACCACCATCGTGTCCGTGCACTTCGCGGAGAACGGCGTCTACGTGGGCCACGTGGGCGACAGCCGCGTGTACTTCTTCCGCGGTGGCATCCTCCAGCAGGTGACGGAGGACCACTCGCTGCTCAACGACTACCTCAAGGCGAAGAAGCTCACGCCGGAGGAGATTGAGAACTTCCCCCACAAGAACGTCATCGTCCGGGCGCTGGGGATGAAGGAGCAGGTGCAGGTGGACGTCACCCGCGTGGATCCGCTGGAGAACGACGTCTTCCTGCTGTGCTCGGACGGCCTGAGCGGCATGATCACCGACGCGCAGATGCAGGACATCCTGTCGCGCACGCCGGAGCTGGAGAAGGCCTGCGGCCAGCTCATCGACCTGGCCAACGCGGCGGGCGGCAACGACAACGTCACCTGCGTGCTGGCGCGCTACCACGCCGCCTGA
- a CDS encoding nucleotidyltransferase family protein, whose product MKAMVLCAGLGTRLRPLTERWPKPAMPFLGQPLLRYHLAVLKAAGVTEVGINTHHLPDTMAAVARAECERAGLPLHVVHEPVIQGTGGGIRGLRDFLSGEDFLVFNGDILFPVDLKPVVAAHRESGAVATMVLLPMPEGEKYAAVEADAGGQVRRIAGYGPGDEGLKPWHFTGVHVMSPSVFDFMTAEGPEDINREVYVRVMQAGLQVRGQAVDAYWSDLGMPSRYLATVRDVLEGRVPLQALGKDSPLHGLKAGADGAWVHPEARVAGTVRGPAYVGAGAVVDAGATVGPDVSVGPGARVGQGAKLERCAVFEETQVAPGEALTEVLAWGPHRVPAPLTGR is encoded by the coding sequence ATGAAAGCGATGGTCCTCTGCGCGGGCCTGGGCACGCGCCTGCGCCCGCTCACGGAGCGCTGGCCCAAGCCGGCCATGCCGTTTCTTGGCCAGCCGCTGCTCCGGTATCACCTGGCGGTGCTGAAGGCCGCGGGCGTGACGGAGGTGGGCATCAACACGCACCACCTGCCGGACACGATGGCGGCGGTGGCCCGCGCGGAGTGCGAGCGCGCGGGGCTGCCGTTGCACGTGGTGCACGAGCCCGTCATCCAGGGCACGGGCGGAGGCATCCGCGGCCTGCGCGACTTCCTCTCCGGCGAGGACTTCCTCGTGTTCAACGGGGACATCCTCTTCCCGGTGGACCTGAAGCCCGTGGTCGCGGCGCACCGGGAGTCCGGCGCGGTGGCGACGATGGTGCTCTTGCCCATGCCGGAGGGGGAGAAGTACGCGGCGGTGGAGGCGGACGCGGGCGGGCAGGTGCGCCGCATCGCGGGCTACGGGCCGGGCGACGAGGGCCTGAAGCCGTGGCACTTCACGGGCGTGCACGTGATGTCCCCCAGCGTGTTCGACTTCATGACGGCCGAAGGCCCCGAGGACATCAACCGCGAGGTCTACGTGCGGGTGATGCAGGCGGGGCTCCAGGTGCGCGGCCAGGCGGTGGACGCGTACTGGTCCGACCTGGGCATGCCGTCTCGCTATCTGGCCACGGTGCGGGACGTGCTCGAAGGGCGCGTGCCGTTGCAGGCGCTGGGGAAGGACTCTCCGCTGCACGGGCTGAAGGCCGGCGCGGACGGAGCCTGGGTGCACCCGGAGGCCCGCGTCGCGGGGACGGTGCGCGGCCCCGCGTACGTGGGCGCGGGCGCTGTCGTGGACGCAGGCGCCACCGTGGGCCCGGACGTGTCGGTGGGCCCGGGCGCGCGGGTGGGGCAGGGCGCGAAGCTGGAGCGCTGCGCCGTGTTCGAGGAGACGCAGGTGGCCCCCGGTGAGGCGCTCACCGAGGTGCTCGCGTGGGGCCCGCACCGGGTGCCCGCGCCGCTGACGGGGCGCTGA
- a CDS encoding aminoglycoside phosphotransferase family protein, with the protein MELEAALRDQVGQAIGRPVPDAPIKKLKGDASNRSYYRVGSAPESWVLMVMPPDATKKSEEATKGEPPKELPFINVHRYLEKLGVRVPRILRYDEPAGIMVLEDLSDITFESALEGGRHNQALYTRAVDLLAKLRVQAEKQRDPECLAFTRAFDEDLYDWELHHFREWGLEAWSGKLPSDAERAQLDATFRDIAKTLAAAPRGFTHRDYQSRNIMVKEGELVVIDFQDALQGPRQYDLVALLRDSYVELDRDFVDTMLDRYIATFEQESGEKIDAKEFKAFFDLLTIQRKLKDAGRFEFINRVKGNPGFLVSIPASLRYVKAAFARRPELAGLQKLIAKYVPELAA; encoded by the coding sequence ATGGAACTTGAGGCCGCCCTTCGCGACCAGGTGGGACAGGCCATTGGCCGTCCCGTCCCCGATGCCCCCATCAAGAAGTTGAAGGGCGACGCGAGCAACCGCTCCTACTACCGCGTCGGCAGCGCCCCGGAGAGCTGGGTGCTGATGGTGATGCCGCCGGACGCGACGAAGAAGAGCGAGGAGGCCACCAAGGGCGAGCCCCCGAAGGAGCTGCCCTTCATCAACGTGCACCGCTACCTGGAGAAGCTGGGCGTGCGCGTGCCGCGCATCCTCCGCTACGACGAGCCCGCGGGCATCATGGTGCTGGAGGACCTGAGCGACATCACCTTCGAGTCCGCGCTGGAGGGTGGCCGCCACAACCAGGCGCTCTACACGCGCGCGGTGGACCTGCTGGCGAAGCTGCGCGTGCAGGCGGAGAAGCAGCGCGACCCGGAGTGCCTGGCCTTCACGCGCGCCTTCGACGAGGACCTCTACGACTGGGAGCTGCACCACTTCCGCGAGTGGGGCCTGGAGGCCTGGAGCGGAAAGCTGCCCTCGGACGCGGAGCGCGCCCAACTGGACGCCACGTTCCGGGACATCGCGAAGACGCTCGCCGCCGCGCCGCGGGGCTTCACGCACCGCGACTACCAGAGCCGCAACATCATGGTGAAGGAGGGCGAGCTCGTCGTCATCGACTTCCAGGACGCGCTCCAGGGCCCTCGCCAGTACGACCTGGTGGCGCTCCTGCGCGACAGCTACGTGGAGCTGGACCGCGACTTCGTGGACACGATGCTGGACCGCTACATCGCCACGTTCGAGCAGGAGAGCGGGGAGAAGATCGACGCGAAGGAGTTCAAGGCGTTCTTCGACCTGCTCACCATCCAGCGCAAGCTGAAGGACGCGGGCCGCTTCGAGTTCATCAACCGCGTGAAGGGCAACCCGGGCTTCCTCGTCTCCATCCCCGCGTCGCTGCGCTACGTGAAGGCCGCGTTCGCGCGCCGGCCGGAGCTGGCGGGGCTGCAGAAGCTCATCGCGAAGTACGTGCCCGAGCTGGCGGCCTGA